The genomic region GATGAAGATCATCAGCCTCTACCTCGGCAGTCGTCGGCACGTGCTGGAGAACTCCACCTCGCTGCTGTCCCGGGCCAACCAGGCGGTCCAGACGCTGGAGCGGTACAAGTCCCGGCTGGACGAGGTGTCCCAGACCCTGGCGGCGCTGGAGATCGAGGACCTGGTCACCGTCCGCGATGCCACCGCGGTGTCCCAGCGGCTCGAGATGGTGAGCCGGATCGCGGACGAGATCTCGGGCTACGGCGCCGAGCTGGGCACCGACGGTCGGCTGCTGTCGCTGCAGCTGGAAGAGCTGATGGCCGGCGTGCACACCGACCGCGAGCTGATCGCCCAGGACTACCTGCCCTCCGGACGCAAGAACCGGACTCTCGAACAGGCGCTGGAGGACCTGGCGCAGCTGTCGGCCGCCGAGCTGCTCGACCTGTCCAACGTCGCGAAGGCACTGGGCTACCCGGCCGGTCCGGAGACCCTGGAGGCGACGGTGAGCCCGCGCGGTTACCGGCTGCTGTCCCGGGTGCCGAGACTGCCGAACCTGGTGCTCACCCGGATCGTGGAGCACTTCGGCAGCCTGCAGAAAGTGCTGGCCGCGACCGTGGACGAGTTGCAGGACGTCGAGGGAGTCGGCGATGCCCGCGCGCGCTCCATCCGCGAGGCGCTGTCGCGGCTAGCCGACGCCTCGATCATCGAGCGCTACACCTGAGAGCGTCGTCGACGCTGACCAGCTCGACCGGCAGTCGGTGGACACCCCGGCTGCCACCAGCTCGGCCGGCTGCCTCGCGAACGGCCGTGCAAGTGTCAGGATGGCTTTGAGATGCCCGCCAGCCCCGCCCTCGTCGCGCCGATCACCGAGTGGTTCGCTCAGCATGCTCGTGACCTGCCGTGGCGCCGGCCCGGCACGTCCGCCTGGGCGGTGCTGGTCAGCGAGGTGATGCTTCAGCAAACCCCGGTGAACCGAGTGCTGCCGGCCTACCGAGCCTGGCTCGACCGCTGGCCGGGACCGGCGGAGCTAGCCGGCGACGAGCCGGGCGAGGCGGTGCGGATGTGGGGCCGGCTGGGCTATCCGCGCCGAGCGCTACGGCTGCATGAGTGTGCCACCGCGATCACCGCCGAGCACGGCGGCGAGGTGCCGGATGACCTCGCGGCGCTGCTGGCGCTGCCCGGCGTGGGCGCCTACACCGCCCGCGCCGTACTGGCCTTCGCCCATGGCAGGCGGGCCGCGGTGGTGGATATCAACGTCCGCCGGGTGCTGGCCCGCGCGGTTGCCGGCCAGGGCATGCCGGGGCCGCCGTCCACTGCCCGGGATCTGGTCGAGATGGAACGGCTGCTGCCCGAGCAGGACGCGGCTGCCGCGCGGTTCTGCGCGGCAGTGATGGAGCTGGGCGCGCTGGTGTGCACGGCCGGGCAGCCAGCCTGTGGCGGCTGTCCGGTACGTGAGCTGTGCGCCTGGCGGTTGGCCGGCTACCCCAGCTATGCCGGCCCGCTGCCTAAGCCGCAGCGTTTCGCCGGCACCGACCGGCAGGTTCGCGGCCTGCTGCTGTCCGTCGTCCGGACCGCGACCGGGCCGGTGCCGCAGACCGGCCTGGAGGTGGTCTGGCCCCATGCCGAGCAGCGGCAGCGCGCGCTCGACTCGCTGGTCGCCGATGGACTGCTGGATCCGCTGCCGGACGGACGGTTCGCGCTGCCGACCGGCCGTCGCTAAGTCGGGCCTGATCCCGCCGATGGTCGCCGGCACACCAAACGGCAGCCCCATTGGCGGCGATGCAAGCGGACGGCAACCCGGACAGATCCGTCGGTTTTGGGCCAAGTTGCCTCGAACACCGCTACGATGCCATGGCGCACGCTAGCTTCGCGTGCTCCGGTCCGGCGCGTCCGTCGGAGTGCTGTCGGGGGGCCGCATGCGTCGGCTGGTTGTTGTTCTGTGCTGTCTCGCTCTGGCCGCTGTCGGCTGCCTGACTCTGTCGCTCGGCTCGTCCGGCGCCGCAGCGG from Jatrophihabitans sp. harbors:
- a CDS encoding A/G-specific adenine glycosylase, giving the protein MPASPALVAPITEWFAQHARDLPWRRPGTSAWAVLVSEVMLQQTPVNRVLPAYRAWLDRWPGPAELAGDEPGEAVRMWGRLGYPRRALRLHECATAITAEHGGEVPDDLAALLALPGVGAYTARAVLAFAHGRRAAVVDINVRRVLARAVAGQGMPGPPSTARDLVEMERLLPEQDAAAARFCAAVMELGALVCTAGQPACGGCPVRELCAWRLAGYPSYAGPLPKPQRFAGTDRQVRGLLLSVVRTATGPVPQTGLEVVWPHAEQRQRALDSLVADGLLDPLPDGRFALPTGRR
- the disA gene encoding DNA integrity scanning diadenylate cyclase DisA, whose protein sequence is MAISDRDEVLRSVLASLAPGTDIRDGLERILRGNTGALIVLGHDKVVESLCTGGFPLDIEFAATRLRELAKMDGAVVLSTDGSRILRAATHLMPDPAIPTEESGTRHRTAQRVAQQTGFPVISVSQSMKIISLYLGSRRHVLENSTSLLSRANQAVQTLERYKSRLDEVSQTLAALEIEDLVTVRDATAVSQRLEMVSRIADEISGYGAELGTDGRLLSLQLEELMAGVHTDRELIAQDYLPSGRKNRTLEQALEDLAQLSAAELLDLSNVAKALGYPAGPETLEATVSPRGYRLLSRVPRLPNLVLTRIVEHFGSLQKVLAATVDELQDVEGVGDARARSIREALSRLADASIIERYT